GACACCACTATCCAGGATAGGGAGGAAACATTTGCAGAGAAATAGCTCCCCATGCTAGGAAGAGCCAGGAACACTATAGTCGAGTCTATAGCCGCCATTAGGGATCCCAGTGTTGTAATAGATAATACAAAATATTTTCTGTTGTAATTTTGAATCATTATAAATTAGGTATTGCCTCTAAAGATATATATTTTACCTCTAAAGTTTATTCCGTGCTTGCAATAAAAAATAAGAGTGTACAAGATGCCCGTGCTTTTTCTATCTCACTGTACCTCTATAGATTTAGTCGTAAATGAAGTAGGTGCAGTGAACTGTATTATTGCCGGAGTTCCTGTTTCCGGCGTTACCTGCCCCGAGACTACTGAATCCTGTGTTATGTTCGATCCAAAGGTGTTCGTTACGTTAATTATTATGGCAGCTGAATCGCCAACCGACAGCACAGGGTAATGCCTGGTAAGTGAATGTGATGGGTCAAAGTTAACTATAACTCCAAAGCTGGTCGGATTCCTATTCTTCGCTGAAAGTTCAGACCACACTGGAAGCGAGAACAGATTCGCTGAACCTGAACCCGCTATGTCCGCAAATACGCTTGAATTGTAAACTAATACCGCCGTAACGCCTCCTACTGTAAGCGTTACGGTTGTGTTGGCAAGGTCGACCGGCGTACCACCAGAGCTTATTGACACGAAGATAGCGAGATACGATATCCCACCGCTCTCTGGCGGAGA
This genomic stretch from Thermoplasma volcanium GSS1 harbors:
- a CDS encoding flagellin, translating into MYIVKKMPILKLLNSIKRIFKTDDSKAESGIGVLIVFIAMILVAAVAASVLIHTAGILQQKASSTGTTTIQQVSTGVIINQIIGYDNASPPESGGISYLAIFVSISSGGTPVDLANTTVTLTVGGVTAVLVYNSSVFADIAGSGSANLFSLPVWSELSAKNRNPTSFGVIVNFDPSHSLTRHYPVLSVGDSAAIIINVTNTFGSNITQDSVVSGQVTPETGTPAIIQFTAPTSFTTKSIEVQ